From Candoia aspera isolate rCanAsp1 chromosome 4, rCanAsp1.hap2, whole genome shotgun sequence, a single genomic window includes:
- the LOC134495460 gene encoding fatty acid-binding protein, adipocyte-like — translation MCDPFWGTWKLISSEKFDDYMKELGVGFATREIADIAKPSVIINCNGDVITIKTESSFKNTELSFKLGEEFDEITADDRKIKSVVMLDNGLLNQVQKWDGKEAIIKRKIVD, via the coding sequence ATGTGCGATCCATTTTGGGGAACTTGGAAACTAATTTCAAGTGAAAAGTTTGATGACTACATGAAGGAGCTGGGTGTGGGCTTTGCCACTAGGGAAATAGCTGACATTGCCAAGCCCAGTGTAATTATCAACTGCAATGGGGATGTTATAACCATCAAGACAGAGAGCAGTTTCAAGAACACTGAGCTTTCCTTCAAATTGGGAGAAGAATTTGATGAGATCACAGCGGATGACAGAAAAATAAAGAGTGTTGTGATGCTAGATAATGGCTTACTCAATCAGGTACAGAAATGGGATGGCAAAGAggcaataataaaaagaaaaatagtggaTTGA